A single Mustela lutreola isolate mMusLut2 chromosome X, mMusLut2.pri, whole genome shotgun sequence DNA region contains:
- the LOC131821246 gene encoding olfactory receptor 13H1: MAIDNTTAVFEFLLIGISNYPEWRVTFFTLVLITYLSTLLGNGLIIFLIYFDPHLHTPVYFFLTNLSFLDLCYGTASMPQALVHCFSTHPYLSYPQCLTQISVSLLLATTECLLLAVMAYDRMVAISNPLRYSMIMNGPVCVWLAATSWGASLVLTAMLVLSLKLHFCGANIINHFVCEILSLLKLACSDTSLNELMIHTTGIFTLLLPFGFVLLSYVRIAMTVLRIRSAQGRLKAFSTCSSHLTVVTIFYGATISMYMKPQSKSSPDQNKFISVFYGALTPMLNPLIYSLRNKDVRGAMRKITTKRT, from the coding sequence ATGGCCATAGATAATACTACAGCAGTGTTTGAGTTTCTCCTTATTGGAATCTCTAACTATCCTGAGTGGAGAGTCACATTTTTCACATTGGTGCTGATAACTTATCTGAGTACATTGTTGGGGAATGGACTTATCATCTTTCTTATCTACTTTGACCCCCACCTCCACACTCCAGTgtacttcttccttactaatcTGTCTTTCTTAGACCTTTGCTATGGAACCGCTTCTATGCCCCAGGCCTTGGTACATTGTTTCTCTACGCATCCCTACCTCTCTTACCCACAATGTTTGACCCAAATCAGTGTCTCCTTGCTCTTGGCCACAACAGAGTGTCTCTTACTGGCTGTTATGGCCTATGACCGTATGGTTGCTATCAGCAATCCCCTGCGCTATTCCATGATCATGAATGGCCCAGTGTGTGTCTGGCTGGCTGCTACCTCATGGGGAGCATCACTTGTGCTCACTGCCATGCTTGTCTTATCCCTGAAGCTTCACTTCTGTGGCGCTAACATCATTAACCATTTTGTTtgtgagattctttccctccttaAGTTGGCCTGTTCTGATACCAGCCTCAATGAGCTTATGATCCACACCACAGGTATCTTCACCCTGCTCCTACCCTTTGGATTTGTTCTTCTCTCATACGTCCGAATTGCCATGACTGTCCTAAGGATTCGCTCAGCCCAGGGTAGGCTCAAGGCCTTTTCCACCTGTAGCTCTCACTTAACTGTGGTGACAATCTTCTATGGGGCAACCATCTCCATGTATATGAAACCTCAGTCAAAGTCATCCCCTGACCAGAACaagtttatttcagtattttatggGGCTTTGACACCCATGTTGAACCCCCTGATATATAGCCTGAGGAACAAGGATGTTAGAGGGGCAATGAGAAAAATTACGACAAAAAGAACATGA